The following proteins come from a genomic window of Pseudomonas sp. MAG733B:
- a CDS encoding phage integrase N-terminal domain-containing protein — MDKLQWDFSQQQRRNRDGSYSTQTARAATLKLSAQQLRDLGYRNLRSETFGQRHIKALVAHWQETGISPGVQKNRMSHLRWALEKAGRVGVARITNDELGIARRTYVAKESKARDLPAANLEKITDPHVRQSLRLQAAFGLRREEAIKFIVAVADKGNRIELKASWTKGGKSRSIPVRTLLQRTVLDEVRAFAGNASLIPAQLNYREQLRRYEDQLRAAGLTRMHGLRHHYAQQRYLELTGKQAPAVRASIERIEQGQLIGGLESGWLGRVGSIPSLTDSTHAGLSDREARQLISLELGHERISITSVYLGSSK, encoded by the coding sequence ATGGACAAATTACAGTGGGACTTTTCCCAGCAGCAAAGGCGCAACCGCGACGGTTCTTATTCGACTCAGACGGCGCGGGCGGCAACGCTGAAATTAAGCGCCCAGCAACTGCGCGACTTGGGATATCGCAATCTACGCTCCGAAACGTTTGGACAACGACATATCAAGGCGCTCGTAGCCCACTGGCAGGAAACCGGCATCAGTCCCGGAGTCCAAAAAAACCGAATGAGTCATCTGCGCTGGGCACTCGAAAAAGCAGGACGTGTCGGCGTTGCGCGAATCACCAATGATGAGCTGGGTATCGCTCGGCGCACCTATGTCGCGAAGGAAAGCAAAGCACGCGATTTGCCAGCTGCCAATCTCGAAAAAATCACAGACCCACATGTCCGTCAGAGCCTGCGCCTGCAGGCGGCATTCGGCTTGCGTCGAGAAGAAGCAATCAAGTTCATCGTTGCAGTCGCCGACAAGGGAAACCGAATCGAATTGAAAGCTTCCTGGACAAAAGGGGGAAAATCCAGATCCATCCCGGTTCGAACACTTCTCCAGCGGACGGTGTTGGACGAGGTCAGAGCGTTTGCGGGCAATGCCAGCCTGATTCCTGCACAACTTAACTATCGGGAGCAACTGAGGCGCTATGAAGATCAGCTTCGAGCTGCGGGACTTACTCGTATGCACGGGCTGCGCCATCACTATGCACAACAGCGATATTTGGAGCTCACCGGCAAACAAGCCCCCGCGGTAAGGGCCTCTATTGAGCGTATCGAACAAGGCCAACTGATTGGTGGTCTCGAGTCTGGTTGGCTAGGCCGGGTCGGGTCAATACCTTCGCTCACAGACTCGACCCACGCGGGTTTGAGCGATCGCGAAGCGCGGCAGCTCATCTCGCTGGAGCTCGGTCACGAACGAATTTCGATCACCAGCGTTTACCTCGGATCAAGTAAATAA
- a CDS encoding AAA family ATPase codes for MPKKEFKDWLRATGKTPNTASSYLSGVNTVSKHLKKDVFEICDSDELAGIYQLYGPQGEHALIGASNSNNVQNGLKQWLVYQKQLALPGGVEAVKGLVARSYSPALNQIFYGPPGTGKTYATIDAALEILDPECLIANGENREELKKRFDELSTDGQIRFVTFHQSFSYEDFVEGLRAVSDDEDKQLQYMVEPGVFKRLCDDARTQGVQSETGIRGNPRIWKISINGSGSSQTKSYCLDNGEARIGWGKTGDLRQDPDQNPYYQNLGSGDKGTLSYFGGEMVVGDILLCIHSADQIGAVGVVTSDYRYEENAPAGVISDYQHVRSVNWLYREVKQSILPLNDNRQFTLKTVYPMGRFGWADLLSYLEKQGVKPQMPSIAISNQRIPHVLIIDEINRGNVSRIFGELITLIEPSKREGAAEALSVELPYSKRPFNVPGNVYLIGTMNTADRSLSGLDIALRRRFNFREMPPQPELLDDLAVEGVNIGQLLRVMNQRIEVLLDRDHCLGHAYFMSLKADDPLDKLGLIFRNQILPLLQEYFFEDWQRIQWVLNDHRKSTGDRFVYQRKRDVQSLFGANVNVSVHNLPWTINDDAFERVSAYTGIIKVQATTEDFMETLLGEEA; via the coding sequence TTGCCAAAAAAAGAATTCAAGGACTGGCTGCGTGCAACGGGCAAGACGCCGAACACTGCCAGTTCCTATTTATCCGGTGTTAACACGGTTTCCAAACACTTAAAAAAAGATGTTTTCGAGATCTGCGATAGCGATGAGCTAGCCGGGATTTATCAGTTGTACGGCCCTCAGGGCGAGCACGCGCTGATTGGCGCCAGCAATAGTAATAACGTTCAGAATGGGCTCAAGCAGTGGCTGGTTTACCAAAAACAGCTAGCCCTGCCTGGTGGTGTCGAAGCAGTTAAAGGGTTGGTTGCTCGGTCGTACTCTCCGGCTTTGAACCAGATTTTTTACGGCCCGCCTGGCACCGGTAAAACCTACGCGACCATTGATGCCGCGCTGGAAATTCTCGATCCGGAATGTTTGATTGCCAATGGCGAGAATCGAGAAGAGCTCAAGAAACGATTCGATGAGCTGTCAACAGATGGTCAGATTCGTTTCGTGACCTTCCACCAGAGTTTCAGCTATGAGGATTTCGTTGAAGGCCTGCGTGCTGTCAGCGACGACGAAGACAAGCAGCTTCAGTACATGGTCGAGCCAGGCGTATTCAAGCGCTTGTGCGATGACGCCCGCACTCAAGGCGTTCAGTCCGAAACCGGCATTCGCGGCAATCCGCGTATCTGGAAAATTTCGATTAATGGCTCGGGAAGCTCCCAGACCAAGTCCTACTGCCTGGACAATGGTGAGGCACGAATCGGTTGGGGCAAAACAGGTGACCTCCGGCAAGACCCCGATCAGAACCCTTATTACCAGAACTTGGGTTCGGGCGATAAAGGCACGCTGAGTTACTTCGGCGGGGAAATGGTTGTTGGCGACATTCTGCTGTGCATCCACTCGGCTGATCAGATTGGAGCCGTGGGCGTGGTCACCAGTGATTATCGCTACGAGGAGAACGCACCCGCAGGCGTCATTAGCGATTATCAGCACGTCCGTTCAGTGAACTGGTTGTACCGGGAGGTGAAGCAATCGATTTTGCCGCTCAATGACAACCGACAGTTTACACTCAAGACGGTCTATCCGATGGGGCGCTTCGGTTGGGCTGACCTGCTGAGTTACCTCGAAAAGCAGGGGGTGAAGCCGCAGATGCCATCGATCGCCATCAGCAACCAGCGAATACCTCATGTGTTGATCATCGACGAGATCAATCGTGGCAATGTCTCGCGCATTTTTGGTGAATTGATCACCTTGATTGAACCCTCCAAGCGCGAAGGTGCGGCAGAAGCTCTGAGCGTCGAGCTGCCCTATTCGAAGCGTCCGTTCAATGTGCCGGGAAATGTTTATCTTATCGGCACGATGAATACGGCAGACCGCTCGCTGTCCGGACTGGACATTGCCCTGCGCCGACGCTTCAATTTCCGTGAAATGCCCCCACAACCGGAGCTGCTGGATGATTTGGCAGTCGAGGGAGTGAACATCGGCCAACTGCTGCGCGTGATGAACCAGCGTATCGAAGTATTGCTGGACCGCGATCATTGCTTGGGCCATGCCTACTTTATGTCGCTGAAGGCCGATGATCCCTTGGATAAGCTTGGGCTGATCTTCCGCAACCAGATTCTGCCGCTGTTGCAGGAGTATTTCTTCGAGGACTGGCAGCGCATTCAGTGGGTCCTTAACGATCATCGCAAGAGTACAGGCGATCGTTTTGTTTACCAGCGTAAGCGGGACGTACAGTCGTTGTTCGGCGCCAATGTAAATGTGTCGGTGCACAACCTGCCTTGGACCATTAACGACGACGCCTTCGAAAGAGTTTCGGCCTACACCGGCATCATCAAAGTGCAGGCAACGACGGAAGACTTCATGGAAACGCTTTTGGGTGAAGAGGCGTGA
- a CDS encoding McrC family protein, with protein MITQVTVREYARLTTEPIESSLDCAQVSVSAFDWLCELSASFSKSGATLLLVEGRRSLKLDSYVGVIETPCGTQLEILPKHTERLDCLEDSRDLLQRMIQAALKLPTREVGAANLKLFNAPLSEWVMRQFLEGLDYLIKRGIRFDYQRVEEEQRFLRGQLNVTAQMRQPPGRQHRFQIRHDVFLPNRPENRLLKLALERVCKSTQAPENWRLAHELRGVLTDVPSSTDKREDFKLWRNEQLMAHYQPIKPWCELILGEQSPLSVSGEWRGISMLFPMEKLFEQYVEVLLREQLVEGVRLLPQRARYSLCTHQDKPMFKLKPDFLLEHDNQTWVMDAKWKLINRADRSSKYGLSQADFYQLFAYGQTYLKGTGEMVLIYPKTERFAFALDEPFVFSDKLKLWVLPFDLEHGRLTGGGLANLPLAERFTGAA; from the coding sequence GTGATCACACAGGTCACCGTTCGAGAATACGCTCGGTTGACGACTGAGCCGATCGAGAGTTCGCTGGACTGTGCTCAGGTCTCCGTTAGTGCATTCGACTGGCTTTGCGAGTTGAGCGCTTCGTTCAGCAAGTCCGGCGCAACCTTGTTGTTGGTCGAGGGGCGGCGCTCGCTTAAGCTCGATAGTTACGTTGGGGTGATAGAAACACCCTGCGGCACGCAACTGGAAATCCTTCCTAAGCATACCGAGCGTCTTGATTGCCTGGAGGACAGTCGGGATCTTTTGCAGCGGATGATTCAGGCTGCTTTGAAGCTGCCTACGCGAGAGGTTGGTGCGGCAAATTTGAAGCTGTTCAACGCGCCCTTGTCGGAATGGGTGATGCGTCAGTTTCTGGAGGGGCTGGATTATCTGATCAAGCGCGGTATACGTTTCGATTATCAGCGCGTCGAGGAAGAGCAACGCTTTCTGCGGGGGCAGCTCAATGTAACGGCACAGATGCGTCAGCCACCTGGACGCCAGCATCGTTTCCAGATTCGCCATGATGTATTTCTACCGAACCGTCCAGAAAACCGCTTGTTGAAGCTGGCATTGGAGCGGGTGTGCAAGAGCACTCAAGCGCCGGAAAACTGGAGGCTGGCTCACGAGCTTCGAGGCGTACTGACAGATGTGCCTTCAAGCACTGACAAGCGCGAAGACTTCAAGTTGTGGCGCAACGAACAACTCATGGCGCATTACCAGCCGATCAAACCCTGGTGCGAATTGATTCTGGGTGAGCAGTCGCCTTTATCTGTGAGCGGAGAATGGCGGGGTATAAGCATGCTGTTTCCGATGGAGAAATTGTTCGAGCAGTATGTTGAGGTGTTGCTGCGCGAGCAGTTGGTCGAGGGAGTGCGTCTGCTGCCTCAACGCGCCAGATACTCGCTATGCACACATCAGGACAAACCTATGTTCAAGCTCAAACCAGATTTTCTGCTTGAGCATGACAATCAAACCTGGGTGATGGATGCCAAGTGGAAGTTGATCAACCGCGCTGACCGTTCAAGTAAGTACGGGCTGAGCCAGGCCGATTTCTATCAGCTGTTTGCGTACGGGCAAACCTATCTGAAAGGCACTGGTGAAATGGTGCTGATTTATCCAAAGACCGAACGCTTTGCTTTTGCATTGGATGAGCCGTTCGTATTCTCAGACAAGCTGAAGCTTTGGGTTCTGCCGTTCGATCTGGAGCACGGCAGGTTGACCGGTGGAGGGTTAGCGAATTTGCCGTTAGCAGAGCGATTCACGGGGGCTGCTTGA
- a CDS encoding replication initiation protein, with protein sequence MQRQDAAELFQKRLSRRPYCSNDLTTEGIYRLPLSSALLHKLIQPNSSGLISNLVFDIDRLGGALDWSDRNAPPPSIAMMNPTNGHAHLIYLLATPVPVSDVARVKPAKYLAAIQEGLRRRLDADRCYAGLIVKNPMHDHWITRQWAYAPYQLDDLADYIDLPSPAEMKCRSRQFDYAGLGRNCTVFEIVRKQAYSAVRDYWRPGGGPSFAASVLNLVLVANHTEIGNPMQLSECRTIARSISKWTWERFTPTEFRAIQSARGRRKGSVIREQLLPMAKSMVGEGKSLRDVARTLGVHHQTIKSWLNK encoded by the coding sequence ATGCAAAGACAAGATGCCGCAGAACTATTTCAAAAGCGTCTTAGTAGACGTCCATACTGCAGTAATGATCTGACTACCGAGGGAATTTACCGCCTTCCTCTTTCGAGCGCTCTGTTACATAAACTAATTCAACCTAACTCATCAGGTCTAATTTCGAATCTTGTATTCGACATCGATAGACTTGGCGGTGCTCTGGACTGGAGCGATCGCAATGCTCCGCCACCTAGCATAGCGATGATGAACCCGACCAACGGACACGCGCACTTAATCTATCTGCTGGCAACACCTGTGCCGGTATCAGACGTTGCCCGAGTCAAGCCTGCAAAATATTTGGCTGCAATTCAGGAGGGCCTACGCCGCAGGCTTGATGCAGACAGGTGCTATGCGGGCTTGATTGTGAAGAATCCAATGCATGACCATTGGATTACCCGGCAATGGGCTTATGCGCCCTACCAACTTGACGATTTGGCGGACTACATAGACCTGCCCTCCCCAGCAGAGATGAAATGCCGCAGCCGGCAGTTTGACTATGCAGGTCTTGGCCGCAATTGCACCGTTTTTGAGATCGTACGCAAGCAGGCCTACAGCGCCGTTCGCGACTATTGGCGGCCGGGTGGAGGCCCCTCCTTTGCCGCATCCGTACTGAATTTAGTTTTGGTTGCAAATCACACCGAAATAGGCAATCCGATGCAGTTGAGCGAGTGCCGGACGATCGCGCGAAGCATCAGCAAATGGACATGGGAGCGGTTCACACCTACCGAGTTCCGAGCGATACAGTCCGCCAGAGGGAGAAGGAAAGGCTCCGTGATACGGGAGCAGTTGCTACCCATGGCTAAATCGATGGTGGGCGAAGGTAAAAGCTTACGCGACGTTGCACGCACGCTTGGGGTTCACCACCAAACAATCAAAAGCTGGCTCAACAAATAG
- a CDS encoding AlpA family phage regulatory protein encodes MQNANNFRRIMRLPEVIEATGYRRASIYNLMKTGKFPRARSIGARAVGWDSQEIHIWITERLDAAQ; translated from the coding sequence ATGCAAAACGCAAATAATTTTCGACGCATTATGCGTCTGCCCGAAGTAATTGAAGCCACGGGCTATCGTCGCGCGTCTATTTACAACTTAATGAAGACCGGGAAATTTCCACGCGCCAGGAGCATCGGTGCGAGGGCAGTTGGATGGGACAGCCAAGAAATTCACATTTGGATAACTGAACGCCTCGACGCGGCTCAATGA